A segment of the Candidatus Cloacimonadota bacterium genome:
GACTCTTCCTCCGACCATTACACCGAGCATTATATAAAAAAACAGATTCTCAAAATCATCCTTTTTTAATTGAATATTTCTTGCTTTATACATCTTTTTGATGCTGAAATACCCAATTATGAAACTGATAATATACATCATAGAATACCAGCGAATTTGCAAAAACCCGATTTTGAGAATTGTCGGATTTATTTCTGGAAAAATTATCACTGTTTATTTCCTTTCCAACTTTTTCTTTATTGAATTATACCAAGAATCATGCAATTCGTCTATGGAAATATTTATCAAATTATTGATTTTGAAGATTTTTTTTTTGACTTTTCCTATTACTTCAAAATTCACATTTGAATTTATCGCAATCTTTTTAAAATCCGCTAATTTATCAGGATGAAGAGAAATTATTATTCGGGAATGCATTTCTCCAAACAATTCAAAATCAGGACGAAATTTTAAATTCAGATCAATTTCTGCACCAAATTTATTTTCGGGAGCGAATCCGGATTCTGCGAGAGCAACTGCCAAGCCTCCTTCAGAGCAATCGTGTGCGGATTGGACAATTCCATTTCGGATTGCCTGGAAGCAAGTATCCTGAATCACCTTTTCCTTTTCAAGATTGACTTTTGGTGGTAAACCGGTTGCTTTATTTGTTTGCAATTTCAAATAATCCGAGCCACCGATTTCGTTGCAATGTTCTCCAAGTAGAATGATCAAGTCATTTTCATGCTTAAAGTATTGAGTGGTAGCAAATTTCACGTCATCTAATAACCCGATCATTCCAATGGTTGGGGTTGGATATATCGCACTTTTTATTGTCTCGTTATAAAAGCTGACGTTGCCACCGGTTACCGGCGTATTGAATGCCTTGCAAGCGTCCCCCATTCCCTTGATAGATTGTTCAAAAGTCCAATAAACCTCTTTTTTATAGGGATTCCCAAAATTTAGACAATTGGTTATTGCCAAAGGTTTTCCCCCTGAACAAACGATATTTCTGGCCGCTTCTGCCACGGCTCCTTTTGCCCCTTCGTAGGGATCGAGATAGCAATATCTGCCGTTACAATCTGTGCTCATCGCAATTGCTTTTTTGCTTCCCTTGATGCGTAAAACAGCAGCATCCGAACCGGGCTCGATAACCGTATTTATCCGCACCATGTGGTCATATTGATGATAAATAAAATTTTTACTAGCAATATTTGGAGCAGCAAGTAGTTCATACAAAATTTGATTATAATCGGAAGGTTCATCCAAAGAAGTTTTGTCAAATTTTTCAGTATGATTAAGATATTCAGGGCGTCTTGATTCCCGTTTGTAAACCGGTGCTTTCCCACCAAGAACAAGATATTCCGCTTTGATTTCTGCAACGATTTTTCCGTTTTCCCGCACTCGTAACATTTTATCT
Coding sequences within it:
- the purL gene encoding phosphoribosylformylglycinamidine synthase subunit PurL, with the translated sequence MKTKITKKIISEHGFSNEEYQRILEILGREPTFTELGIFSVMWSEHASYKNSILQLKTLPRSGEALLTKTGEENAGVVDIGDGLGVAFKIESHNHPSALEPYQGAATGVGGILRDIFTMGARPIANLNSLRFGNLENSKVKHLLDGVVKGIGGYGNCMGIPTVAGEVYFEDSYEGNPLVNAMTVGIMKHNNLATAAANGPGNYVIYVGSATGKDGIHGATFASDELTDENAKKRTAVQVGDPFMEKLLLEATLEVIEKDLIVGIQDMGAAGLTCSSSEMCAKAGTGLDIDVSLVPKRESGMTPYETMLSESQERMLLVVEPNKFVQIKKVFDKWDLHAVKIGEVTEDKMLRVRENGKIVAEIKAEYLVLGGKAPVYKRESRRPEYLNHTEKFDKTSLDEPSDYNQILYELLAAPNIASKNFIYHQYDHMVRINTVIEPGSDAAVLRIKGSKKAIAMSTDCNGRYCYLDPYEGAKGAVAEAARNIVCSGGKPLAITNCLNFGNPYKKEVYWTFEQSIKGMGDACKAFNTPVTGGNVSFYNETIKSAIYPTPTIGMIGLLDDVKFATTQYFKHENDLIILLGEHCNEIGGSDYLKLQTNKATGLPPKVNLEKEKVIQDTCFQAIRNGIVQSAHDCSEGGLAVALAESGFAPENKFGAEIDLNLKFRPDFELFGEMHSRIIISLHPDKLADFKKIAINSNVNFEVIGKVKKKIFKINNLINISIDELHDSWYNSIKKKLERK